A section of the Rhizobium sp. Pop5 genome encodes:
- a CDS encoding pentapeptide repeat-containing protein: MAMHRSPLGLFAFVLLAFAPISTRAAECGSTASPKLDWQECTKKNLMLQGSDLEGANLFSTDFSLTDLSGANVKSANLEKATLVRASLEGAHAEGANFAKIEAYRSSFANIAAEGASFAGAELQRANFAGARLSGATFEKAELGRADFDKAVLTGAKFSFANLSRADLSGATFEGPVMFDRAFMFLTRIEGLDLSAAAGLEQAQIDLACGNASTKLPAGLSTPATWPCPAEHE; this comes from the coding sequence ATGGCAATGCACAGATCGCCGCTCGGCCTCTTTGCCTTCGTTCTTCTTGCCTTTGCCCCGATCTCCACGCGGGCTGCCGAGTGCGGCAGCACGGCTTCGCCGAAGCTCGACTGGCAGGAATGCACCAAGAAGAACCTGATGTTGCAGGGCAGCGATCTCGAAGGCGCCAATCTCTTCAGCACCGATTTCTCGTTGACCGATCTGAGCGGTGCCAACGTCAAGTCCGCCAATCTCGAGAAGGCGACGCTGGTGCGCGCCTCGCTCGAAGGCGCCCACGCCGAAGGCGCCAACTTCGCCAAAATCGAGGCCTATCGTTCGAGCTTCGCCAATATCGCCGCCGAAGGCGCTTCCTTTGCCGGAGCTGAGTTGCAGCGCGCCAACTTTGCAGGTGCGCGGCTTTCCGGCGCCACCTTCGAAAAGGCGGAGCTCGGCCGCGCCGATTTCGACAAGGCGGTGCTCACGGGAGCGAAATTCTCTTTCGCCAATCTCTCCCGTGCCGATCTCTCCGGAGCAACCTTCGAAGGCCCGGTGATGTTCGACCGCGCCTTCATGTTCCTGACCCGCATCGAGGGCCTTGACCTCTCGGCCGCAGCCGGGCTCGAGCAGGCGCAGATCGACCTTGCCTGCGGCAACGCCTCGACAAAGCTGCCGGCCGGCCTCTCTACACCCGCGACATGGCCCTGTCCCGCCGAGCACGAGTGA
- the msrB gene encoding peptide-methionine (R)-S-oxide reductase MsrB: MSETATTAKIHKTDAEWKEQLTPEQYRITRQHGTERAFTGPYWDSFETGLYRCVGCNAPLFRSDTKFDAGCGWPSYFEAVSPDAVTEHRDTTYGMVRTEIRCGTCDAHLGHVFPDGPPPTGLRYCINGHAMVFEPGK; the protein is encoded by the coding sequence ATGTCCGAAACTGCAACCACCGCCAAGATCCACAAGACCGATGCCGAATGGAAAGAGCAGCTCACTCCCGAGCAATATCGCATCACGCGCCAGCACGGCACCGAGCGCGCCTTCACCGGTCCCTACTGGGATTCCTTCGAGACAGGGCTTTACCGGTGCGTCGGCTGCAATGCGCCGCTTTTCCGCTCCGACACGAAATTCGACGCCGGCTGCGGCTGGCCGAGTTATTTTGAAGCGGTATCACCAGATGCGGTGACCGAGCATCGCGACACCACCTACGGCATGGTGCGCACCGAAATCCGCTGCGGCACCTGCGACGCCCATCTCGGCCACGTCTTTCCCGACGGCCCGCCGCCGACCGGCCTGCGCTATTGCATCAACGGCCATGCCATGGTGTTCGAACCCGGGAAGTAA
- a CDS encoding putative monovalent cation/H+ antiporter subunit A, producing MADVTALTFLALCLPLAGALAAPFTIRVFGANGAWLLAIAPLLAFLHFVRFVPLIARGEVVAGGYVWVPSYNLSFSWFIDGLSLAFALLITGIGTLIVLYAGAYLKGHKDQGRFFSFIFLFMGAMLGIVVSDSFLMFFIFWELTSITSFLLIGFDHEREAARRAALQALVVTGGGGLFLLAGLLLLWNMSGVTQMSLLIGSGDAVRENPLYFAALILVLGGAFTKSAQFPFHFWLPNAMEAPTPVSVYLHSATMVKAGVYLLMRLNPVMGATPAWEILLPFFGGLTLVVGAALAIGQTDLKLKLAYTTVSSLGLLVLLVGFGSEYAVEAAALYLVAHCLFKGALFMVAGIIDHETGTRDITRLGGLMRAMPLTAIIALAAAFSMAGLPPLFGFLAKEEIYRALAGSDIRALTFTLIAIFGNALMFAVAFAVALNPFLGRPVETPKHPHEAPLLLWLGPAILAVLGLFAAVFSSFTHAALSSPISAAIRQSPVDIDISLAPHLGLPLALSVLTVLSGIGIYWQLARARLLMAVLLRSAGRGPDHGFDLAVSGLVRLAGRITRLIQPGRLEIYVICTFVCVAAILLVPPVVYGELPRLPVWPADVRLHEWVVFLIAAVGLAGVLVARDRLTAIVSLGIQGFAVSIIFLLFGAPDLSFTQFMVETLSVVILALVMTRLRLVAADRRPPARRIFHAALALGCGLGFTLLLMRATQTPFNDALTAFFNTYSKSIAHGANVVNVIIVDFRGTDTLGEIAVVAVAGLAILALIRIRAGTERKLAANDPDAIEAEG from the coding sequence ATGGCCGATGTCACGGCTCTGACATTTCTGGCCTTGTGTCTGCCGCTCGCCGGCGCTCTCGCCGCTCCTTTCACTATCCGGGTCTTTGGTGCAAACGGTGCCTGGCTCCTGGCGATTGCTCCTTTGCTCGCTTTTCTGCATTTCGTCCGTTTCGTTCCTCTTATCGCGCGCGGCGAGGTCGTCGCCGGCGGTTATGTATGGGTGCCGAGCTACAATCTCTCCTTCTCCTGGTTCATCGACGGCCTGTCGCTGGCTTTCGCGCTTCTGATCACCGGCATCGGCACGCTGATCGTGCTTTATGCTGGCGCGTACCTGAAAGGTCACAAAGATCAGGGCCGCTTCTTCTCCTTCATCTTCCTCTTCATGGGAGCGATGCTGGGGATCGTCGTTTCCGACAGTTTCCTGATGTTCTTCATCTTCTGGGAACTGACATCGATCACCTCCTTCCTGCTGATCGGCTTCGATCACGAGCGTGAGGCGGCTCGCCGCGCCGCCCTGCAGGCGCTGGTCGTCACTGGCGGGGGAGGGCTGTTCCTGTTGGCCGGCCTGCTGCTCCTCTGGAACATGTCAGGCGTCACGCAGATGTCGCTGCTCATCGGATCCGGCGATGCCGTGCGCGAAAACCCGCTCTATTTCGCCGCTCTTATTCTGGTTCTCGGCGGCGCCTTCACCAAATCGGCGCAATTTCCCTTTCATTTCTGGCTGCCGAACGCCATGGAGGCCCCGACACCGGTTTCGGTCTACCTGCACTCGGCCACCATGGTGAAAGCAGGCGTCTATCTGCTGATGCGGCTTAATCCGGTGATGGGCGCCACACCCGCCTGGGAAATTCTTCTGCCCTTCTTCGGCGGGCTGACGCTGGTGGTCGGCGCGGCACTCGCCATCGGCCAGACGGACCTCAAGCTCAAGCTCGCCTATACCACTGTCTCCTCGCTCGGTCTGCTCGTCCTGCTGGTCGGCTTCGGCTCGGAATATGCGGTGGAGGCGGCGGCGCTCTATCTGGTGGCGCATTGCCTCTTCAAGGGCGCGCTCTTCATGGTCGCCGGCATCATCGACCATGAGACCGGCACGCGCGATATCACCAGGCTCGGCGGCCTGATGCGGGCGATGCCGCTAACGGCAATCATCGCGCTTGCAGCGGCATTTTCCATGGCAGGCCTGCCGCCCCTCTTCGGTTTTCTCGCCAAGGAGGAGATCTATAGGGCGCTTGCCGGCAGTGATATCCGCGCGCTCACCTTCACGTTGATCGCCATCTTCGGCAATGCGCTGATGTTCGCCGTCGCCTTCGCCGTGGCGCTGAACCCCTTCCTCGGCCGGCCGGTGGAGACGCCGAAACATCCGCACGAAGCGCCCCTCCTGCTCTGGCTCGGCCCGGCCATCCTCGCGGTTCTCGGCCTGTTCGCGGCTGTCTTTTCGAGCTTCACCCACGCAGCCCTGTCCTCGCCGATATCAGCCGCCATCCGCCAGAGCCCGGTCGACATCGACATCTCGCTCGCGCCGCATCTCGGGCTGCCGCTGGCGCTCTCCGTTCTGACCGTGCTGTCCGGCATCGGCATCTACTGGCAGCTCGCTCGCGCCCGCTTGCTGATGGCAGTCCTTTTGCGCTCGGCGGGGCGGGGACCGGATCACGGTTTCGACCTTGCCGTATCGGGTCTCGTCCGCCTCGCCGGCCGCATCACGCGGTTGATCCAGCCGGGGCGGCTCGAGATCTACGTCATCTGCACCTTCGTCTGCGTCGCGGCTATCCTGCTCGTTCCGCCCGTCGTCTACGGTGAGTTGCCGCGCCTTCCCGTTTGGCCGGCCGATGTCAGGCTCCATGAATGGGTGGTGTTCCTGATTGCCGCCGTCGGTCTTGCCGGCGTGCTCGTCGCCCGCGACAGGCTGACGGCGATCGTCTCGCTCGGCATCCAGGGTTTTGCCGTCTCCATCATCTTCCTGCTGTTCGGCGCACCGGATCTCTCCTTCACCCAGTTCATGGTCGAAACCCTTTCGGTGGTCATCCTCGCCCTCGTCATGACCAGGCTTCGCCTTGTCGCCGCAGACCGGCGCCCGCCCGCCCGCAGGATCTTCCACGCAGCGCTCGCGCTTGGCTGCGGCCTCGGTTTTACGCTTTTGCTGATGCGGGCGACGCAGACGCCGTTCAACGACGCGCTGACGGCCTTCTTCAACACCTATTCCAAATCGATCGCCCACGGCGCCAATGTGGTCAATGTCATCATCGTCGACTTTCGCGGCACCGATACACTCGGCGAAATCGCCGTCGTCGCGGTCGCCGGCCTTGCCATTCTGGCGCTCATCCGCATCCGCGCTGGCACGGAGCGCAAACTTGCCGCCAATGACCCTGACGCAATCGAGGCGGAGGGCTGA
- a CDS encoding Na(+)/H(+) antiporter subunit B translates to MNTLIFRTVAPFLTALMLLFSFFVLLRGHNEPGGGFIGGLIAASGLAVYGIARGVSAVRRSLFFHPLSIAGAGLLLSTIAGLLSIFFAVPFMTGLWIYPKLFGAEVPLSSVLLFDIGVYLVVLGAITSIALALEEKEVE, encoded by the coding sequence GTGAACACCCTCATCTTTCGCACCGTTGCTCCGTTTCTCACCGCGCTGATGCTGCTTTTTTCCTTCTTCGTGCTGCTGCGCGGCCATAACGAGCCGGGCGGCGGCTTCATAGGCGGGCTGATCGCAGCCTCTGGATTGGCGGTCTACGGCATCGCTCGCGGCGTTTCCGCCGTTCGCCGTTCGCTGTTCTTCCATCCGCTATCGATTGCCGGCGCCGGCTTGCTGCTTTCGACGATTGCGGGTCTGCTCTCCATCTTCTTTGCCGTTCCCTTCATGACCGGGCTCTGGATCTATCCGAAACTTTTCGGGGCGGAGGTGCCGCTGTCGAGCGTCCTGCTCTTCGATATCGGCGTCTATCTGGTCGTGCTCGGCGCCATCACCTCGATCGCGCTGGCGCTCGAAGAAAAAGAGGTGGAATGA